The following proteins are encoded in a genomic region of Chryseobacterium cucumeris:
- a CDS encoding BspA family leucine-rich repeat surface protein has translation MCKKQLIIIFLLLFCISYAQNEFTTIWKPNANGVIDHSIRFGGTGTDYTIYWHEVGYPEHNGMFDYVNSSSSEPLLIYFGPSFHPDPLQATYELKVSSGNGSFYGFRANTDIIPPGGNQELIELSQWGNTTWLQQFDRAFANCPNLNVTAADTPDLTQITSLSQMFLNCSSLTGHTSFSYWNPFRITDMSGMFSGATLFNQNIGNWDTAKVTNFSSMFSSASSFNQDISAWNTISGTDFSSMFADAIAFNQPLNSWNTENATNFRYTFYNAAAFNQPLDNWNTGKVTDFEHMFENAVSFNQPIGNWDVSKADYFAGFNMFAGASRFDQDISSWNIKLQNFSWNTIYFGLKNAGLSCTNYSNFLIALNNNPTWASSTITSGTIDATGLVYSTPQAMLARAQLISKGFNIIGDSYISGCFLSTREASPKTKTSAYPNPTTGVINVESSVDENVYLYDNNGNLIKNILFRKGKNTVDLTEYPSGDYIFKGDTFFHKITKQ, from the coding sequence ATGTGTAAAAAACAACTAATAATCATTTTTCTCCTTTTATTTTGCATTTCCTATGCGCAGAATGAATTTACTACCATCTGGAAACCCAATGCAAACGGCGTCATTGATCATTCAATAAGATTCGGCGGCACAGGAACCGATTACACCATTTACTGGCACGAAGTAGGATATCCTGAGCATAACGGGATGTTTGATTATGTAAACTCCAGCAGCAGTGAGCCTTTACTTATATATTTTGGGCCATCATTCCATCCAGATCCTCTGCAGGCCACTTACGAATTAAAAGTATCCAGCGGTAACGGATCATTTTACGGATTCAGGGCCAATACCGACATCATTCCTCCGGGTGGAAATCAGGAACTCATAGAACTCAGCCAGTGGGGAAATACGACATGGCTTCAGCAATTCGACAGAGCATTCGCCAACTGTCCCAATCTTAACGTAACGGCTGCAGATACTCCTGATTTGACACAGATAACCAGTTTATCACAAATGTTCCTTAACTGTTCATCTTTGACAGGCCATACTTCATTTTCTTACTGGAATCCATTCCGTATTACGGACATGAGCGGTATGTTCAGCGGAGCGACGCTGTTTAATCAGAATATCGGAAACTGGGATACGGCAAAAGTAACGAATTTCAGCAGCATGTTTTCTTCTGCATCTTCTTTCAATCAGGATATTTCTGCCTGGAATACGATATCCGGAACTGACTTTTCCTCTATGTTTGCAGATGCCATAGCTTTCAACCAGCCATTAAATTCATGGAATACAGAAAATGCAACTAATTTCCGCTATACATTCTATAATGCGGCAGCATTTAATCAGCCTCTTGATAACTGGAACACAGGTAAAGTGACAGATTTTGAGCATATGTTTGAAAATGCAGTATCGTTCAATCAGCCCATCGGAAACTGGGATGTAAGTAAGGCTGATTATTTCGCCGGATTTAATATGTTTGCAGGTGCTTCACGTTTTGATCAGGATATTTCTTCGTGGAATATCAAGCTTCAAAACTTCAGCTGGAATACAATCTATTTCGGATTAAAAAATGCAGGCTTATCATGTACGAATTACAGCAATTTTCTCATCGCTCTGAATAATAATCCTACCTGGGCGAGCTCAACAATAACGTCCGGAACTATAGATGCAACAGGATTGGTTTATTCTACACCGCAAGCGATGCTGGCCAGAGCCCAGCTGATCAGCAAAGGGTTTAATATTATAGGAGATTCCTATATTTCAGGTTGTTTTCTGTCAACAAGAGAAGCTTCCCCAAAAACAAAAACTTCCGCTTATCCTAATCCAACGACAGGAGTGATCAACGTGGAATCCTCAGTAGATGAAAATGTTTATTTATATGATAATAACGGTAACCTCATTAAAAATATATTGTTCAGAAAAGGGAAAAACACCGTCGATCTGACTGAATATCCTTCAGGAGACTATATCTTTAAAGGTGATACTTTTTTCCATAAAATCACCAAGCAATAG
- a CDS encoding SymE family type I addiction module toxin, translating into MKRKRRMNSSKYTELHNRNLTVFLKSFSRAYGRIVYFPEIRITGKWVQQCGFQAGDKILVTVSRNQIILEREVSYE; encoded by the coding sequence ATGAAAAGAAAAAGAAGAATGAACAGCAGCAAATATACTGAACTGCATAATCGTAACCTTACGGTTTTCCTCAAATCGTTTTCAAGGGCGTATGGCAGAATCGTGTACTTTCCCGAAATAAGAATTACAGGAAAATGGGTACAACAATGTGGCTTTCAGGCAGGAGATAAAATATTGGTTACCGTAAGCAGGAACCAGATTATTTTGGAAAGGGAAGTGAGCTATGAGTGA
- a CDS encoding ArsR/SmtB family transcription factor, translating to MNLRRDVFQAIADPTRRSILMLVAAQSMTAGAIASNFDTARPTVSKHLQILTECELLRSEQNGREIIYHLNPNKMKEIADFIEPFRKMWDEKFNKLESVMKAYQNVNNKT from the coding sequence ATGAATTTAAGAAGAGATGTATTTCAGGCAATAGCAGATCCTACGAGACGGTCTATATTGATGTTGGTGGCGGCACAGTCGATGACGGCGGGAGCTATCGCTTCCAATTTTGATACGGCAAGGCCTACCGTTTCAAAGCATCTCCAGATCCTTACAGAATGCGAACTGCTGAGATCTGAACAAAACGGCAGAGAAATTATCTATCACCTAAATCCCAATAAAATGAAAGAAATAGCCGATTTTATAGAACCTTTCCGCAAAATGTGGGATGAGAAGTTCAACAAGCTGGAAAGTGTGATGAAAGCGTATCAGAATGTGAATAATAAGACATAA
- a CDS encoding TIR domain-containing protein, whose translation MATRKKTTQPEKISTQLIVGKDYFKEKINERIQAGTEIYNRQIQTQQQLEEAKNDYYNWNDYNSELLKQSFNNELNEYKKRYDDVNNFFGILMGGNDQRNELKEFREKLNNKLTNLKQIVAKIDLMKSEVPDQITTGITKTDSKEINNDIFIVHGHNNEVKINVARTLEKLGLNPIILHEQPNSGKTIIEKFEELSNVGFAIILLTDDDLGKAKKDENLNLRARQNVILEMGYFIGKLGRNRVCPLYAKGVELPSDLYGILYTEIDNVENWKIQIAKELKAAGYEIDVNKII comes from the coding sequence ATGGCTACCAGAAAAAAAACGACACAACCAGAAAAAATATCTACACAACTAATTGTTGGTAAAGATTATTTTAAAGAAAAGATAAATGAGCGTATACAAGCTGGAACTGAAATTTATAATAGACAGATCCAGACTCAGCAACAATTAGAGGAAGCCAAAAATGATTATTACAATTGGAATGATTATAACTCAGAGCTTTTAAAGCAGTCATTTAATAATGAACTTAATGAATATAAAAAAAGATATGATGATGTAAATAATTTCTTCGGAATTTTGATGGGTGGTAACGATCAAAGAAATGAGCTGAAAGAGTTTAGGGAAAAATTAAATAATAAACTTACAAATCTTAAACAAATTGTTGCTAAAATTGATTTAATGAAATCTGAAGTTCCTGACCAAATTACAACTGGTATTACAAAAACAGATAGCAAAGAAATAAATAATGATATATTTATTGTACATGGACATAATAATGAAGTAAAAATAAATGTTGCTAGAACATTAGAAAAACTGGGATTAAATCCGATTATTCTTCATGAACAACCAAATTCAGGTAAAACTATCATTGAAAAGTTTGAGGAACTATCAAATGTTGGTTTTGCAATTATCCTTTTGACAGATGATGACTTAGGAAAAGCAAAAAAAGATGAAAACTTAAACCTGAGAGCTAGACAAAATGTTATTTTAGAAATGGGATATTTTATCGGAAAATTAGGTAGGAACAGAGTATGTCCTCTCTATGCAAAAGGAGTAGAATTACCTAGCGATTTATACGGAATACTCTACACTGAGATTGATAATGTAGAAAATTGGAAAATACAAATTGCCAAGGAATTAAAGGCTGCAGGATACGAAATTGATGTTAATAAAATCATTTAA
- a CDS encoding metal-dependent transcriptional regulator: MRTTLTEENYLKALFHLVDNEGKVTINELSKFLNVKMPSVNNMMKKFAEKKWVVYETYKPLIVTESGRREAALVVRKHRLTEMFLVKKMNFGWENVHEIAEQLEHVHSQIFFDKMDEILDHPKFDPHGEPIPDKDGNIIAQDLQKLSSCEPGETVTFASVTLSDDAFLTYLNDRKLLLNTKVKIVKIESFDKSMTIEIEGKTEILSKKAAEKILVKK; encoded by the coding sequence TTGAGAACAACCCTAACAGAAGAGAATTACCTGAAAGCTTTGTTTCATTTAGTTGACAATGAAGGAAAGGTTACGATTAATGAACTCAGCAAATTTTTGAATGTAAAAATGCCGAGTGTCAATAACATGATGAAGAAATTTGCCGAGAAAAAATGGGTGGTCTATGAGACCTATAAGCCTTTAATCGTTACCGAAAGCGGAAGACGTGAAGCTGCGCTGGTGGTTCGTAAACACAGGCTTACCGAAATGTTCCTGGTTAAGAAAATGAATTTCGGTTGGGAAAACGTTCATGAGATTGCAGAACAGCTTGAGCATGTACATTCTCAAATCTTTTTTGATAAAATGGATGAAATTCTGGATCATCCTAAATTCGATCCTCATGGAGAACCTATTCCTGATAAAGATGGGAATATCATTGCCCAGGATCTGCAAAAATTAAGTAGTTGTGAGCCGGGAGAAACTGTCACCTTTGCCTCTGTTACCCTTTCCGACGATGCTTTCCTTACGTATCTGAATGACAGGAAATTGCTGCTCAACACCAAGGTAAAAATTGTAAAAATAGAAAGTTTTGATAAATCAATGACGATAGAAATTGAGGGAAAAACAGAAATTTTAAGCAAAAAAGCCGCTGAGAAAATACTCGTAAAGAAATAA
- a CDS encoding helix-turn-helix transcriptional regulator: protein MSYTDMQNKKIHQGRNIKRFREMLGIKQEALAFELGDDWNQKKISLLEQKETVESDILAQVARILKVPAEAIENFDEEQAVNIISNTVNNNDNATGNSLYSYQPTFNPIDKMVELYERMLEQQREMIEKLERLIEKKNN, encoded by the coding sequence ATGAGTTACACAGATATGCAAAATAAAAAAATACATCAGGGTAGAAATATAAAGCGTTTCCGCGAAATGCTGGGCATCAAACAGGAAGCTCTGGCTTTTGAGCTGGGCGACGACTGGAACCAAAAGAAAATTTCCCTTCTGGAACAAAAAGAAACCGTAGAATCTGATATTCTGGCACAGGTAGCCCGGATTTTGAAAGTTCCCGCGGAAGCGATTGAGAATTTTGATGAAGAACAGGCGGTGAATATTATTTCTAATACTGTCAATAACAATGATAATGCTACAGGTAATTCCTTATACAGTTATCAACCTACCTTTAATCCTATTGATAAAATGGTGGAGCTTTATGAGCGTATGCTGGAGCAGCAGAGGGAAATGATTGAGAAATTGGAGAGATTGATTGAGAAAAAAAATAACTAA
- a CDS encoding DUF6624 domain-containing protein → MRNTIYALLLLFLFTGANAQEYSKLIIEADQLYRAKDYKMSTDVYGKAFKIESENPSHLYNGACSSSLAGNTKQAFKWLNLSIDKGWTNLKHLKSDSDLDNLHSKKEWGKTIEKLEKKIAVIEANYDKPLQAELLAILEEDQKYRMQMDETQKKFGPQSKEMNDLWKKTMQKDSLNLLKVKKILDEKGWVGKDKVGAQANSALFLVIQHSDLETQKKYLPMMKEAVTKGNASAGSLALLIDRIEIREGRKQIYGSQIGINQSNNTYYVLPLLDPENVDKRRTEVGLGPISDYVKNWNLAWDVEKYKKDLPELEKLNKKN, encoded by the coding sequence ATGAGAAACACTATTTATGCTTTGTTATTATTATTTTTATTCACAGGCGCTAATGCTCAGGAATACTCAAAATTAATAATTGAAGCTGATCAATTATACAGGGCAAAAGATTATAAAATGTCTACTGATGTATATGGTAAAGCTTTTAAAATCGAAAGCGAAAATCCAAGTCACTTATATAATGGCGCATGCTCATCTTCCTTGGCAGGAAATACAAAACAAGCATTCAAATGGCTGAACCTATCCATAGATAAAGGCTGGACCAATCTCAAGCACTTAAAATCTGATTCTGATTTGGATAATCTACATTCAAAAAAAGAATGGGGGAAAACAATTGAAAAGCTAGAAAAGAAAATAGCGGTCATAGAAGCCAATTATGACAAACCATTGCAGGCTGAATTACTGGCAATTCTTGAGGAAGACCAAAAATATAGAATGCAAATGGATGAAACGCAAAAAAAATTCGGTCCGCAATCTAAGGAAATGAATGACCTTTGGAAAAAAACAATGCAGAAAGACTCGCTTAACCTGTTAAAAGTAAAAAAAATATTAGATGAAAAAGGCTGGGTGGGTAAAGACAAAGTAGGCGCACAGGCCAATAGTGCCTTATTTCTTGTGATTCAGCATTCAGATCTGGAAACGCAGAAAAAATATCTACCGATGATGAAAGAAGCTGTCACAAAAGGAAATGCCAGCGCAGGTTCTTTAGCGTTGTTAATTGACAGAATAGAAATCCGGGAAGGCAGAAAACAAATATACGGAAGCCAGATAGGAATCAATCAAAGTAATAATACTTACTATGTTTTACCTTTACTAGATCCGGAAAATGTAGATAAAAGAAGAACAGAAGTTGGCCTGGGTCCAATCTCTGACTACGTTAAAAACTGGAATTTAGCTTGGGACGTTGAAAAGTACAAAAAAGATTTACCTGAATTAGAAAAATTAAATAAAAAGAATTAA
- a CDS encoding DUF4256 domain-containing protein, whose protein sequence is MKKKLTPEQTNELLKTLKTRFEKNMNRHKDLKWEKIQQKLEVHPEKIRSLYEMEATDGEPDVVDYNKKTDEYSFVDCSPESPKRRSLCYDYQAWDARKANKPESNVIDTAKEMGIELLTEEQYRHLQELGKFDQKTSSWIKTPPQIRELGGAVFCDRRYNTVFTYHNGADSYYAARGFRGILKV, encoded by the coding sequence ATGAAAAAGAAACTAACCCCGGAACAAACCAACGAGCTTTTAAAAACACTAAAAACCCGTTTCGAAAAGAATATGAACCGTCATAAAGACCTGAAATGGGAAAAAATCCAGCAAAAACTGGAAGTCCATCCCGAAAAAATCCGGTCTTTATACGAAATGGAAGCCACAGATGGCGAACCCGACGTGGTAGATTATAATAAAAAAACAGATGAATACTCTTTCGTTGACTGCTCTCCCGAAAGCCCCAAACGCCGAAGCTTATGTTATGATTATCAAGCCTGGGATGCCAGAAAGGCCAATAAACCGGAAAGTAACGTCATCGACACCGCTAAAGAAATGGGTATTGAACTTTTGACAGAAGAACAATACCGTCATCTTCAGGAATTGGGAAAATTTGACCAAAAGACTTCAAGCTGGATCAAAACACCACCGCAGATCCGTGAACTTGGAGGTGCTGTTTTCTGCGACAGACGATACAATACCGTATTTACGTATCACAATGGTGCAGATTCTTATTATGCCGCAAGAGGTTTCAGAGGAATATTAAAAGTATAA
- a CDS encoding YdcF family protein, with protein sequence MKFLLDLLFRTIQLFTEPYFLVFLAVVIIALLRRKNKRKNLRIGIGIVAVLMIIFIGNGFLGKFTADYLQKSYVNTIANKNGASQNPVIVVLGGGVVDFNHTEKLHTLSYSRLVTAYQLYHEYRKNNLPCKIVISGKGRGHTREAELFSENFKNMGVPDADIIKEDKSMNTYENAKYSSKILKQMAPSDVYLVTSGFHMKRSVALFQTFGVKPVPQASDFIDTEITWFPNSYNAAFTFVMLKEVLGIWQVQLYNSLGLNG encoded by the coding sequence ATGAAGTTTTTATTAGACCTTTTGTTTCGTACAATCCAGCTTTTTACAGAGCCTTATTTCTTAGTATTTCTCGCAGTGGTTATCATTGCACTTTTAAGAAGAAAAAACAAACGTAAAAACCTACGGATAGGAATTGGCATTGTTGCCGTTTTAATGATCATTTTTATAGGAAATGGTTTTCTCGGAAAGTTCACCGCAGACTATCTGCAGAAAAGTTATGTGAATACTATTGCGAATAAAAACGGGGCTTCTCAGAATCCTGTTATCGTTGTATTGGGTGGCGGCGTTGTAGATTTTAACCATACAGAAAAGCTGCATACATTGTCTTATTCCAGACTGGTGACGGCTTATCAGCTGTATCATGAATACAGGAAAAATAATCTGCCTTGTAAAATAGTCATTTCAGGAAAGGGGAGAGGGCATACAAGAGAAGCAGAACTCTTCAGCGAAAATTTTAAAAACATGGGGGTTCCGGATGCTGATATCATCAAAGAAGACAAAAGTATGAATACCTATGAAAATGCAAAATATTCCAGCAAGATCCTTAAACAGATGGCTCCTTCTGATGTCTACCTGGTAACTTCCGGTTTTCATATGAAAAGGTCTGTGGCTTTGTTTCAGACATTTGGAGTAAAACCTGTTCCGCAAGCTTCAGATTTTATAGATACGGAAATTACCTGGTTTCCTAACAGCTATAACGCAGCATTTACTTTTGTGATGCTTAAAGAAGTACTGGGAATATGGCAGGTGCAGCTGTATAACAGTTTGGGATTGAACGGGTAG
- a CDS encoding VOC family protein: MKPKMIWANLAVADLERTQKFYTELGFRANNPHTSNELVSFFMAGNEFIIHFFLQTVIENNLKSMKFGDPHHSNEIIFTLSAENKTQVDDWAEEVKKAGGTIVSEPETFGENYYGFVFADPDGHKFNVFFM, from the coding sequence ATGAAACCTAAAATGATCTGGGCCAATCTGGCCGTAGCCGACCTTGAACGCACACAGAAATTCTATACTGAACTGGGTTTCAGGGCCAATAATCCACATACATCCAATGAACTGGTAAGTTTTTTTATGGCTGGAAATGAATTCATTATTCACTTTTTCTTACAAACTGTTATTGAAAACAACCTGAAAAGTATGAAGTTTGGAGATCCCCACCACTCCAACGAAATCATATTTACCCTTTCTGCAGAAAATAAAACTCAGGTAGATGATTGGGCTGAAGAAGTTAAAAAAGCTGGCGGAACCATTGTTTCAGAGCCTGAGACTTTCGGAGAAAATTACTACGGTTTTGTATTTGCAGATCCGGATGGACATAAGTTTAATGTATTTTTTATGTAA
- a CDS encoding DoxX family protein: protein MNTPQPSQKRTKIIYWIFTLWMALGMVSTAIVQLMKNKDELANFTNLGYPSYLMTIIGVWKILGVIAILIPKRLLLKEWAYAGFFFVMSGAVISHLIVGDTAGRTFPAVLLLVLVLISWYFRPAERKITIID from the coding sequence ATGAACACACCACAACCCTCACAAAAAAGAACAAAAATCATCTATTGGATATTCACCCTATGGATGGCTCTGGGCATGGTTTCAACAGCTATTGTCCAACTGATGAAAAACAAAGATGAACTGGCCAATTTTACCAATCTCGGCTATCCTTCTTATCTGATGACGATCATCGGAGTATGGAAAATTCTTGGCGTTATCGCTATTTTAATTCCTAAGCGTTTGCTTTTAAAAGAATGGGCTTACGCAGGATTTTTCTTTGTGATGTCAGGCGCTGTTATTTCCCACCTTATCGTTGGCGATACAGCCGGCAGAACTTTTCCGGCAGTATTACTATTGGTATTAGTACTTATTTCCTGGTATTTCAGACCTGCAGAAAGAAAAATTACTATCATTGATTAA
- a CDS encoding SRPBCC domain-containing protein, with amino-acid sequence MELKTKIHAEDGKQEIFIIREFDLPVELLFKAYTEAELFEEWMGTKVTKFENKPHGSYRFETLNPQGDVVFSANGTIHDIVQNEKIIRTFQMENTPFPAQIEFLTFEKLTDITSKITIQTIYKSVDFRDQHLKMPFAQGINMAHNRLQELLGGR; translated from the coding sequence ATGGAACTTAAAACAAAAATCCACGCAGAAGACGGCAAACAGGAAATCTTCATCATCAGAGAATTTGACCTTCCTGTAGAACTTCTTTTCAAGGCATATACAGAAGCTGAACTTTTCGAGGAATGGATGGGAACGAAAGTCACCAAATTCGAAAACAAACCGCACGGAAGCTACCGTTTTGAAACCTTAAATCCTCAGGGCGATGTGGTCTTCAGTGCCAACGGAACCATTCATGATATCGTTCAGAACGAGAAGATTATAAGAACTTTCCAGATGGAAAACACGCCTTTTCCTGCTCAGATCGAGTTTTTAACATTTGAAAAATTAACCGATATCACCAGCAAAATTACCATCCAAACCATTTATAAATCTGTAGACTTCAGAGACCAGCACCTGAAAATGCCATTTGCACAGGGCATTAATATGGCGCATAACCGTTTGCAGGAATTGTTGGGTGGAAGGTAG
- a CDS encoding O-methyltransferase: MSTVLKTFVAYLKRPPLYPELGRKIIKNTFNRRSPSKGKARANFWAASIAVSQEEVISRLFSRDADHFRSDYADILQKAGVKEKECPVKMGEHGALELIYYACEFTKAQNVLETGVAYGWSSLAILLSLQKRNGILYSSDMPFLAQNGDQYAGCVVPDHLKKYWKLFRFADRESLPKIFKQASSFDVFHYDSDKSYHGRMWAYHQIYKKLRPGGVFISDDIGDNSAYQDFCNRMNISTCVVEYNGKYIGIFVKEYIPLIRAK; encoded by the coding sequence ATGTCAACAGTCCTCAAAACATTTGTAGCTTATCTTAAAAGGCCCCCTCTTTATCCTGAACTGGGCAGGAAAATTATCAAAAACACATTCAACAGAAGAAGTCCGTCCAAAGGAAAAGCCAGAGCAAATTTCTGGGCTGCATCCATAGCCGTTTCTCAGGAAGAGGTGATCTCCAGACTTTTCTCCCGCGATGCTGATCATTTCAGATCTGATTATGCCGATATCCTGCAAAAAGCCGGTGTAAAAGAAAAAGAATGCCCTGTCAAAATGGGTGAACATGGTGCATTGGAGCTTATTTATTATGCATGTGAATTCACCAAAGCACAAAACGTTCTTGAAACCGGAGTAGCTTATGGATGGTCTTCACTGGCGATATTGCTTTCGCTTCAAAAAAGAAACGGTATACTCTATAGTTCAGATATGCCTTTTCTTGCTCAGAATGGAGATCAGTATGCAGGATGTGTTGTTCCTGATCATCTTAAAAAATACTGGAAGTTATTCCGTTTTGCCGATAGAGAATCTCTGCCTAAAATTTTCAAACAGGCTTCCTCTTTTGATGTTTTCCACTATGATTCCGATAAAAGTTACCACGGAAGAATGTGGGCATACCATCAGATCTATAAAAAACTGAGACCTGGCGGAGTGTTTATCAGTGATGATATCGGAGACAATTCCGCGTATCAGGATTTTTGCAACCGAATGAATATCAGCACTTGTGTTGTAGAATATAATGGAAAATATATCGGCATTTTTGTAAAAGAATATATTCCGCTCATCAGAGCTAAATAA
- a CDS encoding YdeI/OmpD-associated family protein produces the protein MNPKVNFFFENAGQWQEEFEKLRTIALSTELTEDLKWGCPCYTYEGKNIFLIHGFKEYCALLFFKGALMKDPDHILIQQSKNVQAARQIRFTEVGQINDLEDVLRGYMFEAVEIEESGAKVEMKKTKEFEMAEEFQEKLDQNPALQEAFKALTPGRQRAYLLHFSSAKQSKTREARIEKCIPQIMDGIGLND, from the coding sequence ATGAATCCAAAAGTTAATTTTTTCTTCGAAAATGCCGGACAATGGCAGGAAGAATTTGAGAAATTAAGAACGATTGCTCTTAGTACAGAACTTACAGAAGATTTAAAATGGGGCTGTCCCTGTTATACTTATGAAGGGAAAAATATTTTCCTGATCCACGGTTTTAAGGAATATTGTGCGCTTCTCTTTTTTAAAGGAGCTTTAATGAAAGACCCGGACCATATCCTGATTCAGCAGTCTAAAAATGTACAGGCGGCCAGACAGATCCGCTTTACAGAGGTAGGGCAAATCAATGATCTGGAAGATGTTCTTCGTGGTTATATGTTTGAAGCCGTTGAAATTGAAGAATCGGGCGCTAAAGTGGAAATGAAGAAAACAAAAGAGTTTGAAATGGCTGAAGAGTTTCAGGAGAAACTGGATCAAAATCCTGCTTTACAGGAAGCTTTCAAAGCACTAACTCCCGGAAGACAAAGAGCTTATCTACTCCACTTTTCTTCTGCCAAACAATCTAAAACCCGCGAAGCCCGCATTGAAAAATGCATTCCACAAATCATGGACGGAATAGGATTAAACGACTAA
- a CDS encoding threonine aldolase family protein: MKFSFKNDYSEGCHPNILQALLQHNLVQQAGYGEDEFSLKAKALIKEKINNQNSDIYFVSGGTQANLIVISAILKPYQCVISAAPGHILNNETGAIEATGHKVLSIETADGKIKPSDIVPILEGHSNVPHQVMPKLVYISNSTELGTIYQAKELEELSAFCKENKLYLFMDGARLGHGLTAEISDLTLEKVAALTDVFYLGGTKNGALIGEAIVINNPLLQEDFAFNIKQKGALLAKGRLLGIQFSELMKDNLYFELAQHANQQAMKIKKALQKKGTAFLSDTYTNQIFPILSNQLIEVLSEKFEFYVWKKVDENFSAIRLITSWSTGDEAVNRFIEMIEQS, encoded by the coding sequence ATGAAATTTTCATTCAAAAACGACTATTCTGAGGGTTGTCACCCTAATATCTTACAGGCACTTTTACAGCATAACCTTGTTCAGCAGGCCGGCTATGGAGAAGATGAATTTTCCTTGAAGGCCAAAGCTTTGATTAAGGAGAAAATCAATAATCAGAATTCGGATATTTATTTTGTTTCCGGAGGAACACAGGCTAACTTAATTGTTATTTCTGCAATTCTAAAACCTTATCAGTGTGTAATATCTGCTGCTCCCGGGCATATCCTGAATAATGAAACGGGAGCCATTGAAGCTACAGGTCATAAAGTACTGAGCATCGAAACGGCAGACGGAAAAATAAAACCATCAGATATTGTTCCAATTTTAGAGGGACACAGTAATGTACCGCATCAGGTGATGCCTAAACTGGTTTATATTTCCAATTCTACAGAGCTGGGAACAATCTATCAGGCAAAAGAACTGGAAGAACTTTCTGCATTTTGTAAGGAAAATAAATTATACCTGTTTATGGATGGGGCAAGGCTTGGTCATGGACTGACTGCAGAAATCAGTGATCTTACCCTGGAGAAAGTAGCCGCTCTTACCGATGTTTTTTATCTTGGAGGAACGAAAAACGGAGCATTAATAGGTGAGGCAATTGTAATCAATAATCCTTTGCTACAGGAAGATTTTGCTTTTAATATCAAACAGAAAGGAGCATTACTGGCAAAAGGAAGATTGTTGGGAATCCAGTTTTCAGAGCTGATGAAAGATAACCTGTATTTTGAGCTGGCACAACATGCCAATCAGCAGGCCATGAAGATTAAGAAAGCTTTGCAAAAAAAAGGAACTGCATTTCTTTCAGATACTTATACCAACCAGATTTTTCCTATTCTCAGTAACCAGCTCATAGAGGTATTATCTGAAAAATTTGAATTCTATGTCTGGAAAAAAGTAGATGAAAATTTTTCAGCCATTCGTCTTATTACTTCGTGGAGTACAGGGGATGAAGCTGTGAACCGTTTTATTGAAATGATTGAACAGAGTTAA